The following are from one region of the Methanospirillum hungatei genome:
- a CDS encoding PRC-barrel domain-containing protein — protein MKNQITDLIGLKIYSENGMFIGEVDDIILDIDSKRIDALAVGKLNPEVIEVKTHKGVKVPYRLVKSISDVIVIRHVPQLFRSDGDL, from the coding sequence ATGAAGAATCAGATAACTGACCTGATCGGACTTAAAATATATTCTGAAAACGGGATGTTTATCGGAGAAGTGGATGATATTATCCTGGATATTGATTCTAAAAGAATAGATGCTCTGGCGGTGGGTAAGCTGAATCCGGAAGTAATAGAAGTAAAGACTCATAAAGGTGTCAAAGTTCCATACAGGTTGGTAAAAAGCATATCTGATGTCATTGTAATACGCCACGTACCCCAATTATTCAGAAGTGACGGGGATCTCTGA
- a CDS encoding tRNA(His) guanylyltransferase Thg1 family protein translates to MKEREIYADLRTLSPIIVRLDGRAFHQVTRNLSFIEPFDERFAAAMTQVTSRLLGDAGFAPVFGYTFSDEISLYFTECPYLGRVEKIDSVLASFAASALTIALQLKEPVSFDARIIPVTPDHVLSYLSWRQQEAWRNHMNGWSQKLLKDEGYTSQEAASMLHAMKAAELHEFCFQRGVNLATTPAWQRRGILVYRNVIEKEGYNPKTDEKTITTRRIVMIDKEIPLFGKPDGRELLCKILSGYINIF, encoded by the coding sequence ATGAAAGAGAGGGAGATCTATGCTGACCTTCGGACACTATCTCCCATTATTGTCCGTCTTGATGGCCGGGCATTTCATCAGGTAACCCGGAATTTATCATTTATTGAACCATTTGACGAACGGTTCGCAGCCGCAATGACACAGGTGACATCCAGGCTCTTGGGAGATGCCGGGTTCGCCCCAGTATTTGGGTATACTTTTTCTGACGAAATTAGTCTGTACTTTACTGAATGCCCCTATCTTGGACGAGTTGAAAAGATTGACTCAGTTCTCGCATCATTTGCAGCAAGTGCCCTCACGATAGCCCTACAACTCAAAGAGCCCGTCTCATTTGATGCACGAATTATCCCAGTTACTCCTGATCATGTCCTATCCTATCTATCCTGGCGACAACAAGAAGCATGGCGAAACCACATGAACGGCTGGAGTCAGAAATTACTGAAAGATGAAGGGTATACATCTCAGGAAGCAGCCTCCATGCTCCATGCAATGAAAGCAGCAGAACTTCATGAATTCTGTTTTCAGCGGGGTGTAAATCTTGCCACGACTCCTGCCTGGCAACGTCGGGGTATTCTAGTTTATCGGAATGTTATCGAGAAAGAAGGGTATAATCCGAAGACAGATGAAAAGACGATAACAACAAGAAGAATTGTGATGATTGACAAGGAAATTCCTTTATTTGGGAAACCGGATGGTCGGGAATTATTATGTAAAATATTAAGTGGATACATTAATATTTTTTAA
- a CDS encoding META domain-containing protein has product MVTELRDEESALLFHSDLSRITTTFNEMKVSGSAGCNVYSAIYNETRDKRTISAPISTLMYCDLGVMESEAQYLKNLEKVTLYKIIGNNLLYEITGDTLFFKDAVGESLAEWKVYQSD; this is encoded by the coding sequence GTGGTTACGGAGCTTCGGGATGAAGAGAGTGCACTTCTGTTCCATTCTGATTTATCTCGTATTACTACAACATTCAATGAAATGAAAGTATCAGGAAGCGCAGGCTGTAACGTATATAGTGCTATTTATAATGAGACCAGAGATAAACGTACAATCTCTGCTCCAATCTCAACATTGATGTATTGTGATCTTGGAGTTATGGAATCAGAAGCACAATATCTCAAGAACCTAGAAAAAGTAACTCTTTACAAAATTATTGGTAACAATCTTTTGTATGAAATAACCGGTGATACTCTGTTCTTTAAAGATGCTGTCGGTGAATCTCTGGCAGAATGGAAAGTCTATCAATCAGATTAA